A part of Aegilops tauschii subsp. strangulata cultivar AL8/78 chromosome 2, Aet v6.0, whole genome shotgun sequence genomic DNA contains:
- the LOC109767426 gene encoding flowering-promoting factor 1-like protein 5, with product MAAGGVWVFRKDGVMELQSAAGGSSTRRSVGGRNKALVYLPANEPMRSLEVLERRLGSLGWERYYENGDIVQLHRRDGGVDLIALPRDFARFCSTHMYDIVVKNRDHFKVVDL from the coding sequence ATGGCGGCGGGGGGTGTGTGGGTGTTCCGGAAGGACGGGGTGATGGAGCTCCAGAGCGCAGCTGGAGGGTCGTCAACACGCCGGAGCGTGGGCGGCCGCAATAAGGCGCTGGTGTACCTGCCGGCGAACGAGCCGATGCGGTCGCTGGAGGTGCTCGAGCGGCGGCTGGGGTCGCTGGGTTGGGAGCGCTACTACGAAAATGGAGATATCGTGCAGCTCCACCGGCGCGATGGCGGGGTCGACCTCATCGCCCTCCCACGCGACTTTGCGCGATTCTGCTCCACCCACATGTACGACATCGTCGTCAAgaaccgagaccacttcaagGTCGTCGACCTCTAG